The window tttaatataaaaattaattaaattaaattaaaaccaaatttaagaaaaaaaaaaagaaagaaagaggaagatgaatgaaCAGCGGGCCGAGGGCTCGAGGGCTTCGCCGCCATTGCCCCACCGTCGCCAAGAAGGTGGGGAGGGTCAACCATGGTCGCCGAGCCTTGGCCACGGTGAGGGtttgcgagccctcgcccagatttaAGGGGTGAGCCTTTGGCCTGCGGTGAGGGCCTCAACCTCGCCTTAGATCCCCGAGGGCTCCTTCTCGCCGGTCGCGTAACGAGGGTTGAGTCATCAGCCCTGCCAAGATTGCTGTTCATCTTACTCCTTCCCCCaccttttttttggaaaaaaaaaattgagttttaaattttattttatttttatttaattttttaaaaatttggttttaaaaataattaattttttatcaattatttaATCACATTAGCACgcaaaacaacatttttttgcACTTGACTCACCGGAAAATCACCACGTTACGCATTTTGACCAGATTTTCTTGTTGTTGGCATTTAacgatccattttgctccaattttgacatttaagtattattttcctaacttttgatatttaagtatctcctcgtgtcaagttttggcattctaTGTGTCTTGGACTCCTCCTTTGTTTGAAAATAAAGCGAGTACTTGCATGTTAGGTGCTTAGTTAAGGGAAGATCCATCATATACACATCCaaactaaatattttaaaatttacatcTCCATATTTAAATTATTACAAAATAGAACTGGTACAAGTGCAAAATTGTGCGTATTCACAAACTTAAAACTAAGTATATCGTAtatcaaaatttctttataaaataaatatgcatggtatttcttttattactaGATGATGAGATtatcacaaaattgaaaaaaatttcaaaagaccAAAAGTATTAAAATACAAGGAAGTAAAAGTTATGTGCAAAGTCTAAGAtgtaaaatttgtaaatttccttcattatgattttttaagaataatttGAGGGCCTTATCAGAACAAATGAAGAAAGATTCCGTAAAAAATAGGAGCATCCCTTCctattattatataatatgggccacaatcTAACTAATAAAAGACCCATCGACAACTAGCTAGAATTATTGAAGCTATAGCAAATTCTTAATATCATCACATACATTGGACTTATAGACACATATATATGGACCATTAGAGTTTAATCAACTCTTAAATGCCCAAATTTCAATAATAGCCACTGAGTATGCTCTAATAGGGATTCATCTTGTTTGTCATTAGTTGGCCAATCACTCTCCCCATAAGATGGGCATCAAATTATAGCCCACTAAGATTACTATTGTTTTAGGTTACTTCTACTATATGACATGCCgccacatcaatgatttccagtgaaatttgattaaaatgattaaattggaatttctcaaaaaatttaaaacttaattggtAATTTTACAAAACTTAGATTGACTTAGCTGGCATCTGTACTATAAATTTAGAATCGGATAGTTTCCCTCTTCTTCTATCCATTAGATATTAGTGTTATTTGTCACATAAAAGGAAGAGATATACCCTTTAGTATTTTctcgtctttttcttttttcgaaaaTATCAACAACTATATATTTGTTTGCAAATGTCAACAACTATTTGCTAAAACAAATTGACACAAAAATCAATACATAGCCTAATAAATCTAATATCTTACAAAGCACATGTTATATTTTACATCTGTATTCAATTTATTCAGTTCCCTAACTCCCATTTATCTTGGTATtcgcttttaatttttttttttttacttgggaTGGATATTCAATAATCCTATCCTTAAAAAATCGAATATggaatctctaaattttttttttgttgtggggttggtttttttttttggggggggggatAAAACCCTCTCAATAATCACAACTACTATTAACATATCCCAATATCagatttcaattttatattgaaGTTTCTTTCACACGATAATCATTTAAGCTCAatcttttaaacttttttttaaaagcatctctttgcatttttttttaaagcaagcATCTCTTTGCATAAGTTAAGTTGATGAAAAATAGTGGCTAGCTTTCTCTAACCATAACAAGATGGATTGAAATGTAATAGGATAGAAAgctctgacaaaaaaaaaaaaggatggctGGCCCAAggtgaattattttttaataggCTTAGACTTCGTTTGGTCATTTGGATTTTTAAAGATGTAGGATAAGAAATCCATTGATTTCTTCAAATCCTATCAATTGTTTGATAAATTGCGGATTTAAAGTCGTATATATTTACCCTATTTGGTATAATGGTACATTAGTGTAAATGaatataaaatttcacaaacaaAGATGATAAAAATCTCTTGCGGCACTCatgcctactttatttttattttttttttgtcttttttccctctctttctttaattattttcctttctatttcttttttccccttcatcattctctaataagattttgttaaataataaaatgtgCTAATAtactaaaatatctaaaatatttaataaatataaatatatattgaattttattttaagatataattaaatttgaatatataaataaaaataagattaaattaaaaaactaaatttattttattttgaatttcttatattaaaattcaaatataatttatattgaaatataattttaattttattaatttaagaagcttttgtttgagaaaataattttcctattatggataGTATAAATCTTATCCATCTctatcccacctcccccataGGATACATTTATTCAATCATATCCCCTTTTTTATACaactttatcctatcttaaGCAAGTATCAAAAGCAATCCTGAATGTTATCCCAACTACCAGACACAACCTTAATGATTAGTGGATACACTTCTctcaaaatttaaatcaaagaaaaatcaagaaatttcttgttcaatcaagaaaaagaaaaaaaaaaagagtttatgaTAAGTGTCACCCCAATCAACCAATCATATAATTGTATGATCACCTAAGTACATTAGTTTATACCTTTCTTAACCAACGTTAATAGTTTTCGACTCTAAACCTAACAATAGACCTGACCATATTAACAATCGTGTCACAAAtcaccaaaatcaaataaagacaTTTTCCATGTACAATATTATATTGAGAGACATAAGTCCGAAGCCCCATTTATGGAAACAATGCCTCAATGTTAATTGtcatgtgaaaatattttttccctttatcaatTATTTAAATAGAGTCAAGAGAATCTATGTAATAACCATTAAATGTGTTTGGCCTATTAGCGAAGGTTTGCCTGTCTTTCATATTATTAGAAACTCGATGCATGTCGTAATTGAATTTGTGGCAAGAGTTGTGCTACATTACCTAGTTGCAGCATATCTTGTATAGAGAGACTTCCTAATTGTCAAAGTATTTCAATAGGTATTAGTGAAACTAGAAAGGCTGATGGTAGTCCTCACTCCTTGGGTCCCTAAATTTCCATTAAAATCAAGGGAAGAAATTGTAAAAGATATTCTACTTCCATATTAGTTAAAATTCATTGTCCAGCCCCCACAATGTGAAATTCTTGGTTCGCAATTACTGATGGAAATGCGATAAGGGGTTCGCAAACCTCAATATTTTGGGCCGCAAGTGGCACGGAGTAGCTATGTTTGAATTCAGAGATTCGGTAACTTGTGTGGGGACGTCCAATAGGGAACCCTGGCGTTGATGGGCTCTCCACCCTTTTACCTTTTGGAAAAAAGAGAATCTTTCTAATAACCTccgaagaaaaaataaaaagaaacgaCGAAGTCTTTGTCGACCGAAcctatgagagagagagagagccaaatttttatataaaaaaactgaaaaagaaaccagaaacttaaaaaagagaaacaaaaaaatccgAAAGAAGAGCACGATAAAGGAGCACGGAGAATAAGGATGTCCACGAGGGTTTTTGGCCTCGAATGGAGCGGGGCCCCCGCCCCACCTTCGCCATGACATCGTCGGACTTGCTTTTCGATCACATCCTTGGCAACGCAGATCTATAGAtcccccaaatttttttgtgattttttctctAACTCAATCGTCGAAGATAGTGACTACGGTGTTTATGATGTTGAAATCTAAAGATCGAATCATTCGAagagggattttctttttcctttccaaggATTTCAACATACCATTCCGCCATCGTAGCTAGGAGAAGAAAACATGTGACCTGTATTTTATGAAACGATCAATAGTTCTTTGAAATAGACACACCGGCAAACAGTAACGAAATCAACAGCACACTCTGAAACGATAGATGCATATTTTTGCCATGAGTTTCACATAGAAATCATtcaaattgataccaatatcTGACATTgtggaaaattatctaaaaagttttaacccattatatttttatcaattcaatcataaacctcttTACTTATGTCAATTAAGCTCTAAACATattcatattttataaattgagtcaattcggtcaattttaactaaaaattgctgacatggataTCAATCATCCTATATGGAACAGCTGACGgtaacgtgaataatttttatattattttttcaaaatattcttttctttttataacttTGGCTAGCAAGATCCACAACCAACCATTGCTAGCCATTAGCGAGGGCCACAACACCTGTAGCTAGTGAGCTCACATAGCCAAAGctgtaaaaaataaacaaagagaagaaaagaaaaaaataaaaataaatcgaaaaattaataaaatgttattaaaaattattcttgtcGGTTCCAAGTTTTGTTTAGGTTCTAAATAGAACTTGAAACCAAATTATTCCTATAGGTTTCTAATTTTGGAACATAGAACATGACCCTACATACTAGGAATGTAGAATTTATTCTATCATAGGTTAGGGTCAGTTCCAAAACGTATCCACATTTCAGTTGTACtcttaattgaatgatttttcTAATGACCACCATTTGCTACAATCCACTTATAACAACTCATAATTAGATACAtggaaattatgaaatattaataaaggaAAAGTCTTAGTCATGGATATTGCCGAAAATAAAAGCTCAAATTAGTGATTTCATATTATTATCATAGAATGCCGTACGATGGCATGAAAACATAgataagaaaaacacaaaaaacttATTTCAGGTTCGGGGTTTCAAATGAAACTCCTAATTTCACTTGGAATCTATCATTCAAAACaagatccctaattttttaaatttgaaaactaTTTTGGATATTTTAGAACTTGGAACTGATCACTCTATCCTGTAACCATGCTCACCACTACAAATTAGCATTGGCTACACTACATAAACGCtaataattttcaaccaaaagttagctaaatggactcaattatcaaaatgtaaaaatgtttatgacttaattaataaaattaaaatatttagaattgaattggtaaaagcgtaataaattgatgatattttgaataattttctcttgAGGAAATtgcaaatttccattttttttttctttcatttctttttgtgtaCCAGAAAAGACCCTATACAAAGTGTCACAATAATGGTCGAGGAACAGATAAGCTggtgggtctctctctctctctcatattgaTTTTCGATTGATTGGAAAAGAATCAGATGAGGGAAACAGGGGTTGTGCTAGCGCGGACGAAGCATGCAGCGGTCGCAAAGAGAGTTTAGGGTGTGGGGCTTCACGATTAGGATGCGCACGTGAGCGTGGTTAAAGCTGCCTTTGACCAATCAAACCCTTGTCGGATCTACTGCCACCCCCGAATCGTCTTGGCAATTCCTCGCCGGCCCCCCACCCCGCGACCCCACTCCCCACGAATTCACACATCACTTCCATTCATCTCCTtctaaaaagtttaaaaccctaaaaatcACCTAACAACCATCAAAGTAGCAAAGTTCCGAATTGACTTTCCAGCACCCGTTAATTTTGAAGGATTAACATTGAGCATagtgaatattttattattaaatcaCACTTTCAATTACAAGATATGATATCAAAATCGAAGGCACCGAGTTTAAATTTTTCAAGCAAATATTTGTCTTCCCATTATATATTTCTATGCTTCCTGCCCAATTGGCCAAGTgttataatattaatatatcaaATTACGCCTctatttattggcttaaaaagtttagaataatTTACAAAGATCACATGAAAGCTCTTACTATGCATCTTGTATCTGGTACCATCggcaaattaaacatgtaatttttttactaattatCCACATATCAACAACGATAGATGTGAATTTtaccgaaaaaagaagaagaagaaaaacaacaataGATGTGAAGCAATTGAAAAAAAGGTTATGTATCTTGTTTACTCAAATAATCATCCTTGTTGCAATACTTGATTCTAATGCATCACCTCACCTAATATATCTATGGCATGATATAACAAGTGACATTTATTatactaattttattttcttttttattcgttTTTTGGGTTGGTCGACAATGTTACTATCTTGGGCCCCACGAGGGAAAAAGCAAGCCCACTTTTCCCCCTCCGTTTCACTCAATTTCGGGGACCAAAATGCAAAACAGTAGGAATACCGACTACTGTGTTGGATTCTGACTTATCCCTGAGCACCCAACACGCGTTGCACGAGCGAAACCACTTAGATTCCAATGTATTCATGGCCCCTTCTTTTTGTTTGACATGAAAGGACCCTCTTGCTTATGCTAAAGGTAAGATCACatcccccaaaaaaattaaaagtacatATAGAAAAAGGTCTAAAAAGACATCAAAGGTCTTAAAATGTACTTAATAACTGCATTCCAAGAAGTATTTATTTTGAGAGATGATGATATAAGTATGATATGCACTTGAAAGAACCTAACCTCACATAAATTTTTGGGAAcactctaaatatttttacctcTACATAAGCATTAGAATGAATTCTACATTCTTCCGAAGAtttcattgacaattttttaattccttCTAATGGAGGATCCAAATTGCATCGCAATAAGAAAAaaccctagttttttttttcaggaataaTTATGTAATTGTGAGTTAAGCTGCAAGCGCTAATGGTTATTACTTGGACTAAATTTGCTTGGTTCATGAAGAAATTTAAGCCAAATTTAACCACATCGGCAAACTACGACATGTTCAAGTGTAAGCAGACACATAATCGAGACAAACTAACTTATACACAACGTATAAGTCTTTGGGTATAAGCAATGTTGTGATAAGAATCTTGATTCAACGAACTAGAGCTAATCAAAGCAACTCCCGCTTATGGAAGCATATGCTTCACTTTATATACATCTTTCTAAATATAATAAGATAGCAAAGGAATGACCTGAGAGTCTGCATAAGTCCTTGGAGAAAAGCAGGAGGCATTTGGAAAAAACGAAgaatcaaaacataaaattttttgCATTTCCGTTCACAATTTGAGACAGGCTTTTGAGATTGTCCCAGATCGAAAGCGCTCCCCCCCGCGTTCATTCATTTCATGGAGACGTAAAGGTGTCATAATCTGGTACAGCACTCATGTGATCAGCATAAGTTGCTTTCAGCTTCAAAGATCTGATATATCATAGCTTGACTTGAcaatacaaaacaaaagcaaaacgaAGAGCCtaccaaaaacaagaaaatgacacAAGCTATTAAAGGGTCGCTCTTTCTTCCTAATAACTGCTTACCCGGTACTTGGTACTTACCTAATCGAAAGCGTCTAGCTTTGGCATGAATCTCCTTAGTTTGAGATTAGGTAATATCATTTTTTGAATAAAGGAACTAGATGAAGTGAGATCAGCCACCGGATTAAGTTGCAAAGCCAAGCAGCAGTGTCAAAATGTAATGCAGAAAGGCATGAAAGAACTGAGAAACAGATCGTATGATTCAGGGGCTGTTTCATTCTCTACTCTCTTCTGAGTTACTGTGAAACCTACGAATGTAAAGCTCTTGGTACAAAGAATTTCCCATCAGATAACAAAACCTAACAAAAAGCAACAGCAGTCTAACATTTCTCGCTATTTACAATTGCAAGAACCAGATCGGAACTTGGCTAAGATGGGCTAATTTGGCTCCGATAAAGAAACCTCGaatgatggagagagagagagagagagagagggagagagagagagagggtttgagTTTAGTCGTGCCAACAGAGGAGCATGACGACGCATCTTCGGATGATGTAGATCCTgctcttttgttctttcaagTACCCTCCGAGTCTCCGGCAGGATGCTTTCGATCTCTTGGAGTCTCCTACTGTTGCTGACGAAGACGTGctgttcatcatcatcttcatgttttgttttgtcCGCGCGCGTAGAGACCCACTTCTGAACTTTGCTGGTATttcccagagagagagagagagagagagagagatttgtatCAGAAGCACAAGCACAAACGCACACCTCTTGAAGGAGTTGCTACTGCAAATTATTTTCCTCTGCTTGGACTGCGAAGGTGGCATGGGGGAGGGGCTTCTTATACTGGAAGCTTGTGTGGGGATTCGTGGTCCCTTGATTCTTAAAGCTTAAAAGAAAGGTATAGAATACCGGAgagagatgatttttttttttttttgcttttggaaaatgtgcttgttttcttttaaagataTAATGACGATATTTTCTTCTTATACATAAAATGAAATtcttaatttatgcaattgaatttaTGACGAGTGGACTGGAACGACCGGTCGTTCTAAGGAAGTAAAGTGTAACTACATGCATGATGCAtcttatgcaataaatgatgTGAAAAAATGGATAATTGTTCAACACTTAATTTAAGTCTATCGTATTTtagcatttatttttatgaaagaaagTAGCTCCATAGAAGTACTTGCTTATGTGACAATTGTgtcaatgtaattttttttttttttggggtgggtgggggggggggggtgttAGGACATGTGTGTCTTTTAGCTAACGaattttacatccatttggaatgTTAAATGCATGCATCCGATTCTTTCCCTATCACCATCTAGTGAAACGAAAGTCACAAGCATGCGAAGTGGGTCTCATATATACAAATTCACCTtggcgcaaaaaaaaaaaaaaaaaaaaacaggtgtTGTGCTATGAATGGGTAACCTTACCATCTACCTCCTTTActgcttcttcctcttcttcttatagctatttattttttattaacgaTCCTTCAAAAACCCACTTTGGAATTAACCTAGTGCCGAAGACATTCTCATGCTTTCGGCTCAGAACTAACTGTAATGGGTTTCGATTCTTACTATGGAGACTCGAATTTAAGTGAGAGGTTATAACGGcaaattatcattttaattttcttccggATAACCGGTCAACTACAGTTGTGCCTGTAAGttataaaaatgaacaattttccAAAGAATAAAACATGAACATATAGATAAGATTTACATGCATTATGACTCAATGATCCCCGATAATTTCGTCAAACTTAGTTGTTATGCACATTGCTTATGTAAATCAAATTGCTTGCTCATGAACCAAGTCAATGGGCAATTATATCTGTCTCTTATGTTCCTCTGTTTCTTTAATAGGTCATGATACACCAATTATGCATCCATCTGTAACATCTCAGCGACGACATCGTCTCCACTAAGAATTGCAGAAGAACGAGCTGGAGCTCGTGCAATTCAACTTATGGACCACACAGTACAAACATAGCTACAGGCAAAAAGCCCCTGATCATATTCATCCACGATTCTCACAGGTGTCTTTACGTCGACCACAAAACATGGGGCGCCTTCGTTAAAACAAGACCGGTCAAAGTTGGTGTCATGTGATTCCTGCATACGTACGAGAGTAAAATCCGAACTCGAATTCTCTGTCAGGCCAATTGGAATACGCATTTCTTAGCTGTTTTCTTGGTTGTGCTCGTGGCACCAGGAAGACCCTTTCTTCTGATTAAGCCACGGATTGCTTCGTCCTCTGCTGCTATAGTTGTTGAACTGTAGAGCTCTTAATGCAATGATAACGAGGGGGTACTTAGGTACTGAACAAGATCAGTTTAATTATAGGGCTCGAAGCTCGAAGCTCGAAGCTCGACGGACTGATTAAATTACTAGGTTCGTCTGCACAGCGACTTGGAACCTAAACAAactcaaatattatttaatcaAAGTGTGTTTAGCATAGGGAAGTCATAATCCCACACGTCTAATCTCGTGCTCCACAAGACTTGAGTTTTTTTCAACTGCTGCTTCCTTTCGTATCACGCCGTACGAAGAGAGTATCTTCTTTGTGTGCATTTATGTGTttgtgttcctttttttcttctttttccatctttttttccagCATCACGACGCGACAGTAATCTCGGGTCTTTCTAAGGATCCTTTGTTAGTGAAGCTATGATCATTAATTACCCTCGGCTGACTGcaaatgcaaataaaatttctttatcaCGTGTCTTAATTTTCACAAGATATATGAATGCGGCTTTGAGAAAGTTTTATAAATGTTAAGAGAAACATCATTTTGAGCCCATATATGCTACATACGAAGTAAAGAAATTCAGGATAGaaaaaagggtaaaattgtAAAAACCCAATTATAAAAATGAGAACTAACCTAATCCTTCATAATCGTAGGCACGAAAGAATTCcacttttttgcctttttatatatatttttgttgtgCGACCGAAAGAGATATGAAGTTTCTGGGATGTCTTCTCTGGACAGGTGTGCATTACGTCTCCTTTCTCCCAACACTCCAGTCAGATAAACTGCGGCATAAATTCTACATTATTCACCTTGACTGAGGTTTCATAAATAATAGAGGCTTTTTGCCTCCGATCTACGAGTCAAAGTCCAAGTCAACTTTTTGCTTTCCATCATTGCTGCCTCACTAAGCTAAATAGGACTGACTGAGAAGGGGCTTAAAGGAGCTTAGAGCCCCTGCAAGTCCCCCgtcactttcttctttttttcttcttagcaTGAGATATAAACCTATAATTTATCTTGTCAGAGGTCCAAAAATCTGGTTCTGTATGCTCTACTGGCCTCATTAAgttagaagaagatgaaaagaatcAAACTGAGAAGCCTCGGACATCCATACCATACACGATTCAATAAGTCTCAAGACCTTTTCAGATGCACTACCCATTACTCAACGTAAATAGGATTTCAAATAGAGTCAG of the Eucalyptus grandis isolate ANBG69807.140 chromosome 10, ASM1654582v1, whole genome shotgun sequence genome contains:
- the LOC104422085 gene encoding uncharacterized protein LOC104422085 is translated as MPPSQSKQRKIICSSNSFKRCAFVLVLLIQISLSLSLSLWEIPAKFRSGSLRARTKQNMKMMMNSTSSSATVGDSKRSKASCRRLGGYLKEQKSRIYIIRRCVVMLLCWHD